One Thermoanaerobacter pseudethanolicus ATCC 33223 genomic window, ATAACCGCCAAAATATGTTAATATCTGTTATTGGCAATTTGGGTTAATTGAAGTATAATAAAAAATGAGAGTAGCGAAAGCTACTACTCTCATAAACTGATTTCATTTTGTGCCTGGTATATTACTTCTTCATCTATTTCTCTTAGCCTTTTAGAATACGCATAGAGAAGAGAAGCCGTTACCAGGTTATTTATTATCCTTGGCAGCCCTTTTGTTAGAGAATATATTGCTTCATATGCCGATGGTGTAAATATATCATCCATCACTCCAGCTATTTTCATTCTTGTTTTTATATAATCTTGAATTTCTTCTTTTTTTAGCCCTTGCATTACATACTTTATAGAAATTCTTTGCCTTAGTGCACTGTTTACATTCAAGGCTAGTTTGTTTCTTATGTGTGGTTGTCCTGAAAGTATCAGTATATACGGGTTTTGAGAATCCATATTAAAGTTAAATATTATTCTCAAATCTTCAAGAACATCATTAGAAACCAGTTGTATTTCATCTAATATTATGACAGGAGTTATCTTCTGGCTATAGTAAAGTTCTGTTATCGCTCTTTGTATCTGGTGAAAGAGCGTTACTTTTTTGTATGAGGGGGTTTCGCCTAAAATCATAGCCAATGCTTGATAGAATTCTCTCACTGTGAGTGTAGATAGAGCAAAGTAACATGGTTTAAATGTAGAACGGTTGAGGCTTTCAGCATATCTTCTTAATGCGGTAGATTTGCCTGAACCCGCCTCCCCAACGATAAGTCCTATACCCCTTGTTTCTTGTAAATATTTTAGCCTGGCATTTAATTCAGCAATGTCTTCACTTATATAAAGGTCATTTACACTTATCTCTTTAGAAAATGGATTAAATTTCATTCCAAAATATTGGGTAAACATTGTAAACACCTCTTTTTTAATCAATGATATCATTAAAGGATATTACTGGGGGATTAGGTTTTGCAGCAAAATCCACAGTATCTTCATTTTCGCTTACAACCTTTCTGTCTTCGATATATTCTACAGGAATTTTAGCATTCTCATGAAAATTTACCTTATACGCTTCCCCTACTTTTTTGCCTTCATGAAAAAGTAAAAGGGGTGTATTATCCTTAAGCCACTGCGGGTCATATCTGACTTCTAAGCGCATACCTTTAAACTTTTCTTCTGTTTCGTAAAGTATATTTTCCACTTTAAGTGTGGCATCTTTGTTTACTTTACGATTTACTCTTATGAGAAAACATTCATTCAACATATCTATGTCACCACACATATTTACCCTTGATATTTGAGACATGAAAAAATCTAAAGGACTCATGCCAATACTGCTATGTTCTTTTCGGTTGTAATCATCCTCCAGCCATTTAAAAAACATCATATTGAGCTCATCTATACTCTTTATGGATGTAGGATCTATTGTGCTTAAAAATCTCATTCTCACCGTATGAAAGAATCTTTCTATTTTCCCTTTTGAATGAGGTGAAAAGGGCTCAGCATGAATAAGAGATGTACCTAATGATGCACATATATATTCAAATTGAGTGCTTCTATATATCTTTCCATTGTCAGTGTAGAGCATTTTGGGTATTCCCCTTCTTAGCACTGCTTCTTTAAATGAGTCTCTTAAAGCTAAAAAATTCTGGGTATAGTAAAAGCGAGCATAGGTACACAGCCTGGAAGCATCATCTATATATGCAATAAGGTACGTTTGTCTCTTTGTTTTACCTTCTTTAATATATGGCCCATACATGACATCAGTCTGCCACAGTTCATTGATGAATTCATGGGAAAATCTCTTTGTTTTACCCTCTTTTTCTTTATCTAAAGATTTTACAGGAATGTTTTTCAAAAACCTATAGAATGTCGAAAGGGATACTTTATCCGGTGAGATTATTCCTTCTCCTATCAATGTCTCATAAAGAAGTTTGTTTGGCATTTCAGGATGTTCAAGCTTTTTTTGCTTTATTTTCTCTGAAAGTTCAAAGTTTATCTTTCTGTATTTGCCTCTGTCGCTTCGATAACCCGGCTTTAACGCTTCTATACCGCCTCTTAAATACTGATATAGCCACCCTCTAAGTGTCTTGGGAGTATATCTTCTCATTCCAAGATAAGGTATCTCAATAGGTTTATCGGAAAGAGCATCAAAATATTCTTTCTGATTTTTTACCTGTCCGTTTAGCACCGGACTTATCAGTGAAAATCTCTTTAATGCTATAGCTTCTCTCGCTTTTTCATCAAGCATTTATATGTTCCCCCTTCACTTTTTTGATTTCTTAATCGTAATTTTAGCTCATACCTGGGGGACATTAAAGGAAAAAGTTATGTTGCTAAGAAAAAATCAAAATTTTTATTTAAATCTTTCGGATTTAATGCTAAAATTATGTGAGAGAGGCCAGAAATGATTTTTGGCAATGAGCATAAAACCGTTGGGAAAAGAGTGGTACAATGCTTATTATGTCCAAAATCTCTCTGGCCCTCTCTCTTTGTGAGTCAGTCTCAGATAACTTTATGTAAGGGTCTATTTGCCTTAATCCGTATATGATAAAACTTAAATTATTCATTATCCTTTTGGTGTAAAAATATATATGCTGTCTTGAAAATAGTATGGTGGGAAAGTTTCTTTTTAAGTCACTTATGAAAGAACTGAGAGTTTTTTCTCTTGTAAGTGTCTCTTTTAAAGACTTTACAATCATATTGAAAGAATACTGAAAATGGGGAAGACAGAAATCAGGAAGGTAGGAAAGAGTTCTTTTACACACAGGACATATATATCTTCTTATGGCTATTTTTATACAGTTAGGTCCATCTAAATAGTAACGGTAATAAAACCCGTGCTTTTTTAGTTTTACTCTACACTTGCAATCGGGATAAGGACATCTATCTGGCGGGGCAGGGAAATTGTAATCTTTGCCCTTTCGTAAATACTCTTCAATGTTATCAACATGGAAAACTATTTGCATAAGTAACCTCTCCAATTAAAATTAATGCTAAAGGAATCTGAAAAAAATTTTTTTAAATTCCTTTAGCATTAATTTTATCACAAGATTATTTAATCTGAAAAATTTTATCGGTTTTGGGCTAAATTAATTTGAGAAATGACACTACATAAGCTGCTCTATTGATAATATGACCGTCTGTTCTTACTTTGTAATGGATGGCATCCATAAATATGAAAGTGTATATCTTTTCTAATGGCCTTGATTGCCATTCTTTTATTTCTGGTACTATTCTTTCGGTTATTTTGCTTACCATTTCTGCAGATAGTTCTATTCCATACAGGTCTTTTATCTGGTCATGAATATCTCTTGTTGACATTCCTCTTGCATATAGAGCTATTACTTTTTCTTCAATTCCTGATATGTCTCTTTTGTATTTTGGAACTATTTTAGGTTCAAATTCTCCTTGTCTGTCTCTTGGAATATCAATTTCCATCTCACCAAATTGAGTTTTTACCGTCTTTTGAGTATAGCCATTTCTTGAATTTTGAGTATCTTTGTCTTTTTTGTCATATCTTTCGTAGCCAAGTTCTGTTGAAAGTTCTGCTTCAAGCATTTCTTGAATAGTATCTTTAAAAAGGTTTTTTAATGATGTATAAAGGTCTGGAATAGATTGAATATTGTTTTCACTAATGAAATTTCTTAATTGTTCTTTTGTCAATAGTGACATTTTTAAAACCTCCTTCTTGGTTTTGTATATATTCTAATTCTTACCAAGAAAGAGGTTTTTAATCAGTTTACACAAAATTTTTTACAGTCTCTACCAAGATTCAATATACTCAAATATAGCAAGTCTGGCAGTATCAAAATCATGGTAAGTAGCTAAATTTACTTCTTCCTTTTTTAAAGAAGCATGAAAAGATTCTATACATGCATTATCATAAGGGCATCCTTTGTGACTAAATGAGTGTTTTATGTTACCTTTGGATAATATATATTCTTGAAATTTGGTGCTTGTATACTGTGAACCTAAATCACTATGGAGTATAAGCTCTCCCTGTGGCTTTTGAGTATTATAGGCATTTTCTACAGCACGAATAGCAAGCTCTGTATCCATCGTTTTAGAAAACGCATAGCCAATGACTTTCTTGGTATAAAGATCTATTACTGTCGCAAGGTAACACCATTTATCCTTAACAGTATAAATATATGTTATATCAGTAACCCACTTTTGATTAATCGTAGTGGTAGAAAAATCCCTATTTAAAATGTTTTCTCTTTCTTCTACTCTGTTGCTAGAACTGTAAGGTTTAAACTTTTTGATAATTATAGATTTTATACCTAATTTATTCATAAGTCTTTGGACTCTTTTAAGACTTATATTATAGCCTTTATTTACAAGCATTTTGTGAATTTTGGGAGCTCCATAACGCTTTTTGCTTTCTTCATATATCTTCATTATTTCTTCCTCATACATCCTGTTTTCTCTACTCCTTTTGCTTTCTGTTTTATGAAGATACTTATAATAGGAGCTCCTTGAAACTTTTAAAACTTCACACATTAATTTAACATCATGATATTTTTTATTTTCCTCAATAAACTCAAATATAGAGTTTACTCCTTTACGAATATGGCCATGGCTTTTTTTAATATTTCATTCTCCTCTTCAAGCCTTGCCATCTTCTTTAACATAGCCTGATATTCTGCTGCTGTAATTGTTGTGCCTTTGTTGTCTATATTTATTGGTTTTGCTTTTTTCAACCAACCTGATATTGTGGATTTTGAGATGCCATATTCGCTTGAAAGCTCTGCTAGACTTTTACCATGGTTATACAACTCTACTATAGTATTCTTGAATTCATCATTATATTTTCTTTGTCCTCTTGGCATTTTGTAGACACTTCCTCTCTTTATATTTTTATTTTATCCTGTTCGAGTTAAAGTGTCTACAATAATATACTAACACCAGCTTTTGATATACCATATTTTCTACACACAGCAATCTTAGTAGTAGAAGAACTTTCTGCTTCTGCTAAAATAGCAAGTTTTTCTTCAATGGTAAAGTTTTTATGTGATGCCATTGCTTTACCCCCCCCTTCAAGAGAAATTTTATCATGTTATGCGTTTTAGTCCAATTCTCTTGAGGGGCCAGCAAGATAAGTTATCGTAATTGCAACTCCTTTAAACACTATATTTGGACTTAGAAATATTAATATTTATGACTGGGATATAATTATTGCAATGTCAATTGTACCTCTTTTAGTAATGGAAGTAATTAAATTTTTTAAAAATAAAAGGTAAGGTTGATTGTTGAAAATAATGGGGGTGGTTTTGAGAATAATTTCATCTCCATTATTTTTTTTATTTTATTTATATCTTTTAATCCAATGGGGTAAGTACCAGACTATTATTTATGACTTTCTTTTAAAAGAAAATAGTTAGTTTATAATTTTTTGTTAAATATATGTTAAATATAAAATTTTTAGAGCTTTTTGACTTTGGGATAAAGTTGTGGTATAATGAAAAACAAGGATGTAGTAGAAAAAAATGCTGTATCAATATAAATAGACGGTATTTGAAGATAGCTTTAAATTCAGTTTACACAAGCTAAAGATAAAAGAATAAACTAAAAATATGTGGGAAGGAGAGTTTATATGGGAACAAAGGGAAGAGAGATAGTGGGAAAAGAGGTTGACAAGATAATTGAATTTTTAAACAAAGCATTAGCTGATGAATGGTTGGCTTATTATCAGTATTGGATTGGGGCAAAAGTTGTAAGAGGGCCAATGAGTGGAGCAGTAGCTGCTGAACTAAGTGAGCATGCAGGAGAGGAATTAAGCCATGCTGAGAAGTTGGCAGAGCGCATCATTCAATTAGGTGGAACACCTATATTAAAACCAGAGGATTGGTATAAGCTTACCAATTGCGGTTATGATACGCCAGACAATCCTGAAGTTAAAGTTATTTTGGAGCAAAATATAAAAGGAGAACAATGTGCTATAGAAGTTTACAACAAAATGTTGTCAGAACTTAAAGATGTTGATCCTGTGACATATCATTTAATTTTAGAGATATTAGAAGATGAGATAGAGCACGAAGAAGATTTAGAGAACTTAAAAGAAGACATGGATATGATGAATAAAAAATAATAAAAAGTGAGGAGGATATTTATGGAGAAATTTGGTTCATTATATCAAAGTGGAGATTGGAAAGGAGAAAAACACGTTCCTGTCATACATATCTCTGACAAGGTCAAAAAAGAAGAGGTAGTTGAATTAAGAGTTAATATAGGAGAAGAAATTCCACATCCAAATACGCTAGAACATCACATCAAATGGATTAAAGTGTATTTTCATGGTGAAGGAGATAAATTCCCTGTTGAGATAGGTAATTACAATTTCACATCTCACGGAGAGTATGGAGTGTTTACAGAACCCGACTTGACAATAAAGTTTAAAGTTGAAAAATCAGGGACAATCTATGCGGCAAGTTACTGCAATATACACGGTTTGTGGGAGAATAGCAAAAAGATAGAGGTTGAGTAAAATATCAAAGGGCTTTCATCTTTAAATTTATCCAGATGAAAGCCCTTTGTTGCTAATTTAATGAAAGGAGTAAATCAAATTATAGAATCATTCACATATTTTAACATAAAAATAGTTGCATAAAAGCCCTTTACAAATAGGGCTCTATATGATAAAATAAGCTACGTGGTTTTTCTTAAAGTTTTAGAGTAAAACTTTTTATTGTCTTAAAAATGTGGAGGGGTACCCAAGTGGCCAAAGGGGGCAGACTGTAAATCTGTTGGCTATCGCCTTCGATGGTTCGAATCCATCTCCCTCCACCATATGACCCATTAGCTCAGGAGGTAGAGCACCTGCCTTTTAAGCAGGGTGTCCCGCGTTCGAGTCGCGGATGGGTCACCAGTTATGAGAAAAACAGTTATCTTTTTAGATAGCTGTTTTTTTATCATAGTGTAAAATTATCCTAAAGTATCTTGACACTATCGGAATATGTGCTATAATGATAACGTAACCATGCAGCAATTGATATTACGGTTTATCATGATTAGGTTTTAAAATATGGATATTAGAGCTTTAAATACGATTATAATAAAAAAAAGAAAGAGAAGTGATTTTGCTATAGGGACAATAGGTTAAACCGAATTTTATTTTAAAATAATGAAGGAATTTCTATAACTATGTAGACTATATACATAAAGAAGATAATAATCTTGCGGGGTGTATATAAATGGTTAAGGAAGAATATTTAGATTTATTGGAAAAGAAACATAGTGTTTACTATGATGTGTATAGAGACTATGAATTAAACGGTAGATTTCTGGATATATATGCAGAGTTTCATATGAGGAATGAGAGGTACTTTTTGATAGATGTGCTGGATGCATACGAGACCCATGAGTATAGGCTCGTGAAATATTATGAAAATCTAAAGCTTGATGATGCAGCAGAGTTTGGCACATGGTTGAAAGAGCAGGTTGAAGTCCTCATTAAACCTCATACGGAGCATATGTGCACCATATTGACCGGAGTAATGGTAACTGATAGAGGTATTAACAGGAATGTGGAGAAATTTATTAAAGATTACAGGTATACAAGATACTTCACATTTGGAATAAAAGGCTGGGGAGAAATAAGACTTGTAGGCGTTGACATTGCTTCCAATAGGGTGGTGGCAAACAGGAAGGGAAGAGAGGTGATAAAGGATTTTATGATTCCTATGCCAAAGCCCAATTATAAATAAAAGGGAGGCAACATTTAAATGAGTGCAATAATTTTACTGATAAGTGCTATTATTCTTTTTGTACTTGCTTATATCTTTTACGGAGGCTGGCTTGCAAAACAGTGGGGTTTGCAGCCAGACAATAATACCCCTGCACACACCATGTATGATGGCGTGGACTATGTCCCTGCAAAGGCACCTGTCCTTCTGGGCCATCACTTTGCATCCATAGCCGGTGCCGGTCCTATAAACGGACCTATACAAGCCGCTATATTTGGATGGGTACCAGCAACACTCTGGATTCTTTTAGGCGGTATATTCTTAGGTGGAGCCCATGATTTTGGTTCACTTCTTGCATCATTGAGGCATAAGGGCAAGTCCATAGGTGATATCATACAAGCAAATGTTGGCTTGACAGCAAAGAGGTTGTTTCTTTTGTTTTCCTGGTCGACACTGGTACTCATAGTTGCAGCCTTTACAAACATAGTGGCTGATACTTTTGTCTCTACACCCCAGGCAGCCACTGCTTCACTGCTTTTTATACTATTTGCCGTGGTATTTGGATTTGCTGTATACAGAAGGAATGCACCACTTGGCTTGAGTACCGTGTTGGGTGTGGCGGCTTTGGCGTTATCTATATGGATAGGTTATATAGCCCCGTTATCATTGCCTAAGACCACATGGATAATCATCCTTGCCGTGTATATAGTAGCTGCATCAGTTATGCCTGTATGGATACTCCTGCAGCCAAGGGATTACTTGAACTCTTTCCTTCTCTATGGAATGATGATTGGCGGTGTTGTTGGTATACTGCTTTATAACCCGAGGATTCAACTTCCAGCGTTTACAAGCTTTAAGGTTGGTACGCAGTATCTCTTCCCGATCCTGTTCATTACCATAGCATGCGGTGCCATATCCGGTTTCCACTCACTGGTGGCCTCCGGCACCACAGCAAAACAGCTGGACAAAGAAGGGGATGCTAAGTTAATAGGCTATGGCTCTATGCTTATAGAGAGCACCTTAGCCATAATTTCTATAATTACCGCAGCGTATCTTACTCAAGATAAGTTTGCAGAGCTTATTAAGTTTGGTCCAACCAATGTGTTTGCTGATGGATTAGGTACATTCATGGCCAGCTTTGGTATAAATCAGGTTGTAGGAAAGACCTTTGCTGCCCTTGCTGTGTCTGCATTTGCCATGACCACGCTGGATACAGCCACAAGGCTCGGCAGGTTTGCCTTCCAGGAGTTTTTTGAAAATATATCGGAGTCTGGAGAGACAGTGGCATCTTCTAACCCTGTGGCTAAATTCTTTAGTGACAGGTATGTGGCATCTGTAATCACTGTGGTTATTTCTATTGTACTTGCATTTACAAGCTGGAAGGCTATATGGCCTATATTTGGTGCGGCTAACCAGCTCCTCGCAGCGGTAGCACTGCTGGCAGTGGCTGCATGGCTTGCCAATGCAGGTAGGAACAATAAAATGCTCATTATCCCTATGATATTTATGTTTATAGTTACTTTGACAGCCCTTGTACTTCTGATTCAATCTAATATTGCTTCTGGTAACTATATACTGGTGTTATTTGCCGTCCTGCTGTTTATCCTGGCTATACTATTAATACTTCAAACATATGGAGTGCTTACAGGAAAGAACAGAAGAGAAGGGGTAGCAAAATAGATAAAAAGCCTGCCGCAGGGCAGGCTTTTTAAGTGCGCCCGGCATGGGCGATAGCTAGGCGGTGAAAGTCCGCTATGGCCATGGCGGTGGGAACCATTAGCCAAAGGCAAGGGTGTCCATCGTAATTGGACGTTAATTGTTTAGCTTTGTTTTCAAAGGATTTCCTCCATTATAAGAATTCGACAAAAAGGAGGAATTCCTTTAAAAATACATAGCAGAACCCCTTAATTTGTGAGGATTTTGGGGTTTTGTAATCTCTAATGAATGTATTTTGAAAGAGGGTATATTAGGTTAAATTTTGTATATAATTAAGAAATTTATAAAAATTGAGTGTTTAGAGGGGTTATATTATGGACAAATTATTGGAAATCAATAGTACTGTCAATGGTATAGTATGGGGTCCACCTATGCTTATTCTTATCGTTGGAACGGGCCTTATACTTACCATAGGTCTGGGATTCATACAGATTAGAAAATTCCCTTATGTAATGAAAAACACGTTGTTTAAAATGTTTGAAAAGTCCCAGAAGGGAGAAGGAGAAATAACTCCCTTTCAGGCTCTGGCAACGGCTCTGGCGGCGACGGTTGGAACCGGCAATATCGCGGGTGTCGCTACGGCTATTGCACTTGGCGGACCGGGAGCTATTTTTTGGATGCTCATCGCTGCTCTCGTCGGCATGGCAACCAAATTCAGTGAAGTCGTGCTGGCGGTTCATTTTAGAGACAGAAAACCCGACGGAAGTTTTGCCGGTGGGCCTATGTATTATCTGGAGAAGGGGCTTAAACAGAAATGGCTAGCGGTGCTTTTTGCCCTGTTCGGTGCACTAGCTGCTTTTGGTATAGGCAATATGGTTCAGGCCAATTCGGTAGCTGCTTCTCTTGAAACGACTTTCGGGGTCCCGAAGTTATATACCGGTGTAGCCCTTGCAATATTGACCGCCCTTGTAATCCTTGGAGGTTTAAAGAGGCTAGCTGCAGTTACTGAAAAACTGGTGCCCTTTATGGCTGCGTTTTATATTATTGGAGCTCTAATAATAATTTTATTGAATATATCAAAACTACCCTCAGCCATCGGTATGATAATAAATCAGGCCTTCACGGGATCGGCTGCCGCTGGTGGATTTGCCGGCGCTACAGTTATGATGGGGATGCGCTATGGTGTGGCCAGGGGTATTTTTTCTAACGAAGCCGGTTTGGGTAGCGCTCCCATAGCCCATGCTGCGGCTACCACTGACCATCCGGTCCGCCAGGGTCTGTGGGGAATTTTCGAGGTTTTCATGGATACCATCGTTATATGCTCGCTAACTGCCCTTGCAATACTCACCACTGGTGTATGGGCCGAGGTGGATGCGGCTGGCAAGCAGCTTACAGGCGCTGCGTTGACCACCGCAGCGTTTAACAAGGGGCTCCCAGGACCGGGCGGCATTATAGTGGCTATAGGTATACTGCTTTTCGCGTTTTCAACCTTGCTCAGCTGGTCCTATTACGGAGAAAAGTCTGCCGAGTACCTTTTCGGCGTAGGCGTAAAGATTATATACAGAATTATATGGATACCTTTTGTGGTAATAGGTGCAGTGGGTGGACTTGAACCACTGTGGGACCTGGCGGATACTTTAAACGGCCTTATGGCGGTACCGAACCTCATTGGTCTTATAGGTTTGAGCGGAACAGTCTTTAAATTAACAAGGGAGTTTTTTAAAAAAGAG contains:
- a CDS encoding ExeA family protein; the protein is MFTQYFGMKFNPFSKEISVNDLYISEDIAELNARLKYLQETRGIGLIVGEAGSGKSTALRRYAESLNRSTFKPCYFALSTLTVREFYQALAMILGETPSYKKVTLFHQIQRAITELYYSQKITPVIILDEIQLVSNDVLEDLRIIFNFNMDSQNPYILILSGQPHIRNKLALNVNSALRQRISIKYVMQGLKKEEIQDYIKTRMKIAGVMDDIFTPSAYEAIYSLTKGLPRIINNLVTASLLYAYSKRLREIDEEVIYQAQNEISL
- a CDS encoding IS481 family transposase, with the translated sequence MLDEKAREAIALKRFSLISPVLNGQVKNQKEYFDALSDKPIEIPYLGMRRYTPKTLRGWLYQYLRGGIEALKPGYRSDRGKYRKINFELSEKIKQKKLEHPEMPNKLLYETLIGEGIISPDKVSLSTFYRFLKNIPVKSLDKEKEGKTKRFSHEFINELWQTDVMYGPYIKEGKTKRQTYLIAYIDDASRLCTYARFYYTQNFLALRDSFKEAVLRRGIPKMLYTDNGKIYRSTQFEYICASLGTSLIHAEPFSPHSKGKIERFFHTVRMRFLSTIDPTSIKSIDELNMMFFKWLEDDYNRKEHSSIGMSPLDFFMSQISRVNMCGDIDMLNECFLIRVNRKVNKDATLKVENILYETEEKFKGMRLEVRYDPQWLKDNTPLLLFHEGKKVGEAYKVNFHENAKIPVEYIEDRKVVSENEDTVDFAAKPNPPVISFNDIID
- a CDS encoding DUF6431 domain-containing protein; this translates as MQIVFHVDNIEEYLRKGKDYNFPAPPDRCPYPDCKCRVKLKKHGFYYRYYLDGPNCIKIAIRRYICPVCKRTLSYLPDFCLPHFQYSFNMIVKSLKETLTREKTLSSFISDLKRNFPTILFSRQHIYFYTKRIMNNLSFIIYGLRQIDPYIKLSETDSQRERAREILDIISIVPLFSQRFYAHCQKSFLASLT
- a CDS encoding IS3 family transposase is translated as MPRGQRKYNDEFKNTIVELYNHGKSLAELSSEYGISKSTISGWLKKAKPINIDNKGTTITAAEYQAMLKKMARLEEENEILKKAMAIFVKE
- a CDS encoding transposase; its protein translation is MASHKNFTIEEKLAILAEAESSSTTKIAVCRKYGISKAGVSILL
- a CDS encoding cation transporting ATPase C-terminal domain-containing protein, which gives rise to MATPLNTIFGLRNINIYDWDIIIAMSIVPLLVMEVIKFFKNKR
- a CDS encoding ferritin-like domain-containing protein; amino-acid sequence: MGTKGREIVGKEVDKIIEFLNKALADEWLAYYQYWIGAKVVRGPMSGAVAAELSEHAGEELSHAEKLAERIIQLGGTPILKPEDWYKLTNCGYDTPDNPEVKVILEQNIKGEQCAIEVYNKMLSELKDVDPVTYHLILEILEDEIEHEEDLENLKEDMDMMNKK
- a CDS encoding class II SORL domain-containing protein, with the protein product MEKFGSLYQSGDWKGEKHVPVIHISDKVKKEEVVELRVNIGEEIPHPNTLEHHIKWIKVYFHGEGDKFPVEIGNYNFTSHGEYGVFTEPDLTIKFKVEKSGTIYAASYCNIHGLWENSKKIEVE
- a CDS encoding carbon starvation CstA family protein yields the protein MSAIILLISAIILFVLAYIFYGGWLAKQWGLQPDNNTPAHTMYDGVDYVPAKAPVLLGHHFASIAGAGPINGPIQAAIFGWVPATLWILLGGIFLGGAHDFGSLLASLRHKGKSIGDIIQANVGLTAKRLFLLFSWSTLVLIVAAFTNIVADTFVSTPQAATASLLFILFAVVFGFAVYRRNAPLGLSTVLGVAALALSIWIGYIAPLSLPKTTWIIILAVYIVAASVMPVWILLQPRDYLNSFLLYGMMIGGVVGILLYNPRIQLPAFTSFKVGTQYLFPILFITIACGAISGFHSLVASGTTAKQLDKEGDAKLIGYGSMLIESTLAIISIITAAYLTQDKFAELIKFGPTNVFADGLGTFMASFGINQVVGKTFAALAVSAFAMTTLDTATRLGRFAFQEFFENISESGETVASSNPVAKFFSDRYVASVITVVISIVLAFTSWKAIWPIFGAANQLLAAVALLAVAAWLANAGRNNKMLIIPMIFMFIVTLTALVLLIQSNIASGNYILVLFAVLLFILAILLILQTYGVLTGKNRREGVAK
- a CDS encoding alanine/glycine:cation symporter family protein, coding for MDKLLEINSTVNGIVWGPPMLILIVGTGLILTIGLGFIQIRKFPYVMKNTLFKMFEKSQKGEGEITPFQALATALAATVGTGNIAGVATAIALGGPGAIFWMLIAALVGMATKFSEVVLAVHFRDRKPDGSFAGGPMYYLEKGLKQKWLAVLFALFGALAAFGIGNMVQANSVAASLETTFGVPKLYTGVALAILTALVILGGLKRLAAVTEKLVPFMAAFYIIGALIIILLNISKLPSAIGMIINQAFTGSAAAGGFAGATVMMGMRYGVARGIFSNEAGLGSAPIAHAAATTDHPVRQGLWGIFEVFMDTIVICSLTALAILTTGVWAEVDAAGKQLTGAALTTAAFNKGLPGPGGIIVAIGILLFAFSTLLSWSYYGEKSAEYLFGVGVKIIYRIIWIPFVVIGAVGGLEPLWDLADTLNGLMAVPNLIGLIGLSGTVFKLTREFFKKEGA